CAGTAGATGTAGCGATCGTTCCCTATAGTGCCTGTGGTGGTAGTGGAATTCTCAGCTTTAGCAATACTCAAACCGAAATTATAGCTGTAACCAACAATTCAACTCACATTCAAGTACCTCCAGAACCTTTGGGCATTAAAGTAACTAAAGTTAATTCTTATCTAGAAGCTTTGGGTGTTTTAGTGACTCGTCGGGCGGGGGTAGATTATCGAGTTTTAGATCCTAATTTATCTTCTCTTCGTTGTATAGTATAAAAACCAGTGGCAAATCCTAATAATCCCGAACTCGAACCCCTTAGCCGTACCCAGATCTTAGTTTTCATGGGTATTACTGCCATTATTTTGTTAGCAGTCGCTAAGATTTGGCAAAAGTTGGGATCAGTTCAAATGCTTTCGATCCAGTTTGATACTCAAGCTCTATTGTGGAGTTTAGGGCTGGCAATTAGCATTATTCTTACCAGTGGTCTAATTTACCGTTTGTGGCCAGGCTATCGTCGCAGTGCTGATATCTACTTAGAATTAGTAATTAAGCCCCTAGTGTGGACTGATTTAATTTGGCTAGGACTGTTGCCTGGACTGAGCGAAGAACTATTATTTCGGGGAGTGATGTTACCAGCTTTAGGTTTAAATGTGGCTGCGGTAGCTATCTCTAGTATTCTCTTTGGAGTCTTGCATTTAAGTGGCTCAGGACAATGGCCTTATGTAGTCTGGGCAACGATCATCGGTTTTGCATTGGGTTACTGCGCCTTAGTTACAGGAAATTTAGCTGTACCTGTAGTTGCTCATATCATTACCAATTTAATTTCTAGCTCATTGTGGAAAGCTAACCATTGGCAAAAAGAGCCGATTGACTCTGATAATTAAGTTAGGTAGGCTTGGTTGCATGAATTGTCATTTGCTATGCCTTCGTGACAAGTTAAGAGAGTGTGCTGTTTGTCAACACAGCGATTAGAGATGCTTTCTAACCGAAAGCATCTCTCGCCGTCAATCGGTTTTAAGCTATAAGCTTTATGCTGTCTTGTCGAGCATTACATGCGGACAAGTCCTTTGTTTGCGCAGTAGCGGCGACGCGGGCAGATGCGGCTAAAGCCTTAGATGCGGACAAGTTCTTTCTCGACGCTATTAGCTATTAGCTTTAGAAAAGTGTTTACTAACTAACGTTACGCAGAATAGCCAAAAATCAATACTTTCATCAAGCGCAGGTCAGCAGAAAAGTAAAATTTACTACCCACTACCCACTACCCACTACCCACTACCTACTTTTCACAGATTAATTAGTGCGTAACATCAGTTACTAATAAATAAAACACCATCTTTGCTTTTAACTGTTAGCTTTTAAAAGCATCTTGATCGCAAATTATAAATGAACAGTTTATTTTCTCCACCTTGGTTACTCAACAACGGGCTGTCAATGACCTTGTATACTGCCCTGCACTCTAGTAAAATCTGGTCTCAAACTTTAGCAGAATCTCAGCCTGAGTACCAAAAAGTGCAATTTACTAGGGGAGAAGTCCCTCTTTTTGCCTGGGTAGCAATTCCTAATAATCCACAAGGAACAATTGTTGGGACTTATGGCATAACTGGAACTTTAGATAATCAGTGGTTTCTACAGATAATAGGCAGAAAAGCCTATGCTCAAAATTATGCTGTAGTTTTGTTTGATTGGCGCGCTCATGGAGAATCAGCTAAGTTATCTCCTGCACTTACTTCGGATGGCATTAATGAAGGAAAAGACTTTGTAAGTGTTGCTGCCGAGAGTAAAGCAATGGGTTGTCCTGCGCCATTTTGGTTTACGGGCTATTCTTTGGGAGGACAGTTGGCTTTGTGGGGAATTTATTATTCTCAATTTATAGAGGTAAACGGCTTAAGTGCTTCTGATGTGGCAGGAGGAGCAGTTATTTGCCCGAATTTAGATTCTAATCGCTCCTTACCTTACCTAATGAAGCATCCAACTGGTAAATATATTGAAAAGGCGATCTCCAAGGAACTAAAAAAGCTGGCTCTTAAGCTTCATTCTTATCATCCTGAGAAGATTGATTTGGCAGCAATTGAACGAGCCAATACTATCTGGGGATTTGACCATGAATTAGTAATTCCTCGCTTGGGGTTTGCTTCAGTAGAAGAATACTTTAGTGCTAGTAGTCCGTTGCGAATTTTGCCTAAAATCAATAAGCCAACCTTGATTCTTTATGCAGCAGATGATCCAATGTTTGCGCCTGAAGTTATTGACGATCTAAAAGAGGTTTGTCAGCATAATCAAGCATTAGATTTATGGCTCACCAAATTTGGAGGACACGTAGGCTATATCAGTAGTTTAACCTGTCAACAAGCCAATGGCGATCGCGATTGTTGGTGGGCATGGAATCGGATTTTAGACTGGTGGAGAAGTCATTAGACATGAGTCATAAACCAAGATCACTAAAGGGTTTTTGGGGATCGGCTATACTTTATTATTGATAATAATCTCTTAAATGATCACTTAATTGTGTATTATTGTTTCTAAATATAAATGCTTCTCGCTCAAATACTTTTATATTATTTTTTATGCAGACTATTCTTTCTCCTAACTCTACTTTTACCTCCAGTAACAATAGAGTTTTACAGCAAAAATTACAGACAAAGCAGCCACTAAAAGTTATTGCTTTGGGAGATAGTCTGATTTATGGCTATGGAGATTATGTGGGAGGTGGCTGGGTAGAAAGGCTGCGTCGCCAGTGGATGTCTCCCCAGGGAGAAGGTCACGTATTATATAATTTAGGAGTAAGAGGCGATCGCACACAGCAAGTTGCCCAGCGTTTAGAACAAGAATTTAACTGTCGTGGAGAATTGCGTAATTGTGTTCCAGATTTAATTGTGCTTTCAGTTGGTCTCAACGATTCTGCTCGTCTGGGCAAGCCAAACGGAAAGCTTTACACTAATTTTGCAGATTTTAAGCGACAGATTGCCTATTTGCTTGATGTTTCTCAAAATCTTTGCCCTGTATTGTTTATTGGTATGACTCCAGTTGATGAGGCAAAAATGCCCTTCATGGATTGTTTATACTACAATCACTTCGAGCAATATCGTTATAAAGAAGCAACTCTACAGGCTTGTCAACAGCGAAATATTCCCTATCTAGATATCTTTGATATTTGGCTATCAAGGAAGACAAACTGGATCAACACTCAGCTTGGAGATGATGGTTTACATCCTAATGTAAATGGTTATCAAAACTTGTTTGCAGACATCATGGCATGGGGTTCAATTGAATAGTTTCATAATCTAAAAACTTATAGATACACTTAAGAAAAGGTTTTATACTAGTTTTAAATTCTTGACCTCTGACCTCTAACCTCTGACCTCTGACCTCTGACCTCTGACCTCATTCTCAATCAATATTTCTGATTCGTGCCAGAGGTCTATTTATCTTTTGCAAGCTGAGGATTCCATAACATCCACTGTAAATTAGCAGGTTGAGCAACAAATCCTAATTGATGATAAAAATCGACAATGTGAGGACTGGCAAATAAAGTAATGTCTTTAATTTTCCTTTGATGCAGCAGCTTAATTAAGCTTTGAACAGTCTTTTTGCCTATGCCTTGTCCTTGAAAGTTGGGATGAGTTACTATATCTAGCAATGTTGCCTGAAACACTTCATCAGAAACGGCTCTAGCAAATCCAATTAATTGTCGTCTGTCATCAACAAGATGCCAAGCGCAGACATAACAAAAGCTGTTGGCGATCGCTTGTTCTACCTTGTCTAAAGGACGGCGTGACCAGCCTACAGCAACGCATAAGTCTTCTAGCTGATTTGGCTGAATTAGGCAATTAGCTTGAAAGATAACTCGACCCGCAATCGAATTATTTTCAGGTTTATGAGTGGCAGGAGTTGTGTATCTTGTAACTAATTCGCTTTCTAGGTTGCTTTGATTAGAGGCAATTTTTTGTTCTAATTGGTTTTGCCGTAGAAGCAATTGAGCAAGCTGCTGTAAAACCTCAGTCTGATTTGGCTGAATTTCCAAAATCATATAGTAAGCAATAATTGCGCCAACAGTTTGATGTTCGGTGGCTAAAGCATTTGCCAGATTAAGCAATTCTTGGGGCTTTGTCTTGAAAGCATTAAAAACCGAATTATGTCCGCAAGACTTTATTAGGTAACGATAATCTTGAATTGATTGCTCTAAACTATCTCTTTGTTTAAATGCTGTGCCTAATTTTTGATAAACAAGCTGATGTTGTGGATCGAGTTGAATAGCCTGAAGATAATTAGCGATCGCTTTATCCCATTGTTCTAACTTGCTCAATACATCTGCCAAATTATACCAAGACCAAAAGAAACTAGGGTCAAGTTCTACTGCATGGCTATAAGCCTCAACCGCCTCTTGCCATTGCTGAAGCTCACTGAAGGCATCTCCTAAATTATGCCAAGACCAAAAGAAACTAGAATCAAGTTCTACTGCACGATTATAAGCCTCAACCGCTTTTTCCCACTGCTGAAGCTTACTTAAGGCATCTCCTAAATGATGATAAGACCAGAAAAAACTAGGGTCAAGTTCAATTGCTCGTTGAAAAGCTATGCTTGCTGCTTGCCACTGCTGTTGTGTTTTATAAGTATCAGCTAACTCGTATATTTCCAACCAATTTTGCTTAATTGCAATCGCCTTTAATTCTGCGGTCATTATGATGATTACTAATTACTTGGTGGGCATTAAGTAGGCAGGAAACAATAAACCTTGGTATAGATTGACTAGGGAACTAGGGGACTATAGGGGACTGGGGGACTAGGAGAATTCTATTTTCAGTTTAATTATGTCGCTTTACTTAATCAATTGTATTTTTATGATGAACAGAATTTTGTATTATGCCCAGCCTACCAATACTAATTACTGATTAAGTTTTCACTGGTAATTTACTTTCGGCGATCGCGGCAATTAATTCTACATCAAATTCTTCTTCAAAGAGTTCTTTTTTGTAGCTCAAGTTCCATAATTCAAGCTTGCATTTATCTCCTATTTCTACTGGCTCAATTTGGAAATCGAGAGAGTGATTGTGCTTATCATATTGACAGTTTACTTCCGCGATCGCGCCTTTATTTCGGCGTTCTAAAGCTACTGCCAGTCTAAGAATAGCACTCAACTGTCTTACCATTAGCTGATAATGTTTATCTGGCAAACTGTTATATGGTTCATGTTTTTTCTTGGGCTTACTTTTGCGATGGTAGCGGGCAATACTCGCAATTAACTCTAATTCTAATTCAGTAAAACCTAGCAATTCGGCGTTACGAATTAGATAATAAGAATGCTTGTGATGAGATGAATGACTAATGTATATTCCACAGTTGTGCAAAATTGCTGCTGACCACAATAATTCTCTTTCTGCTACATCCCAAGAATGTAATTTATCTTTTAGCTGGTCAAAGATACTCAAGGCAAAATACGCTACTCTCTCGCCGTAATCTAAATCTACATGATACTTTTGGGCAATTTTTAAAACATTGCGCTTTTTAACTTCGTTTTGATAACGTAATCGACTGTTGATCAAGCCACGAGTTAACATCCAATCAACAATCATGCCTTCTCGCAATGCCCGTTCACAAATCACGATTGATTCTAGCTTGAGCATAGTCATCGCCTCAAGCAGAATAACCGCACCTGGGATGATAATTTCGGCTCGTTTTTCTGAAAGTCCTGATACATCTAGTCTTTCTTTAAAGCTCATTTTTGCCAGCTTCTTGACAATTTTTTCAATATCCTTACGACTGACTTCATAACCGTTGAGGGGGTCGGGAACATAACCCAACTCGTCTTTGGCATGAATCGCTGCAATAGTTTCAATGGTGCCAGATGTCCCAATTGTTCGAGGTACTTCATTTAGCTGTAAATTGCGCCAAATTTCATCTACAGGACGCTCTAGCATCCCTTTGACATAGGCTCTCAAAACCTTTAATTCGCTAT
This DNA window, taken from Pleurocapsa sp. FMAR1, encodes the following:
- a CDS encoding GNAT family N-acetyltransferase, giving the protein MTAELKAIAIKQNWLEIYELADTYKTQQQWQAASIAFQRAIELDPSFFWSYHHLGDALSKLQQWEKAVEAYNRAVELDSSFFWSWHNLGDAFSELQQWQEAVEAYSHAVELDPSFFWSWYNLADVLSKLEQWDKAIANYLQAIQLDPQHQLVYQKLGTAFKQRDSLEQSIQDYRYLIKSCGHNSVFNAFKTKPQELLNLANALATEHQTVGAIIAYYMILEIQPNQTEVLQQLAQLLLRQNQLEQKIASNQSNLESELVTRYTTPATHKPENNSIAGRVIFQANCLIQPNQLEDLCVAVGWSRRPLDKVEQAIANSFCYVCAWHLVDDRRQLIGFARAVSDEVFQATLLDIVTHPNFQGQGIGKKTVQSLIKLLHQRKIKDITLFASPHIVDFYHQLGFVAQPANLQWMLWNPQLAKDK
- a CDS encoding CPBP family intramembrane glutamic endopeptidase, producing the protein MANPNNPELEPLSRTQILVFMGITAIILLAVAKIWQKLGSVQMLSIQFDTQALLWSLGLAISIILTSGLIYRLWPGYRRSADIYLELVIKPLVWTDLIWLGLLPGLSEELLFRGVMLPALGLNVAAVAISSILFGVLHLSGSGQWPYVVWATIIGFALGYCALVTGNLAVPVVAHIITNLISSSLWKANHWQKEPIDSDN
- a CDS encoding YheT family hydrolase, which translates into the protein MNSLFSPPWLLNNGLSMTLYTALHSSKIWSQTLAESQPEYQKVQFTRGEVPLFAWVAIPNNPQGTIVGTYGITGTLDNQWFLQIIGRKAYAQNYAVVLFDWRAHGESAKLSPALTSDGINEGKDFVSVAAESKAMGCPAPFWFTGYSLGGQLALWGIYYSQFIEVNGLSASDVAGGAVICPNLDSNRSLPYLMKHPTGKYIEKAISKELKKLALKLHSYHPEKIDLAAIERANTIWGFDHELVIPRLGFASVEEYFSASSPLRILPKINKPTLILYAADDPMFAPEVIDDLKEVCQHNQALDLWLTKFGGHVGYISSLTCQQANGDRDCWWAWNRILDWWRSH
- a CDS encoding GDSL-type esterase/lipase family protein, producing MQTILSPNSTFTSSNNRVLQQKLQTKQPLKVIALGDSLIYGYGDYVGGGWVERLRRQWMSPQGEGHVLYNLGVRGDRTQQVAQRLEQEFNCRGELRNCVPDLIVLSVGLNDSARLGKPNGKLYTNFADFKRQIAYLLDVSQNLCPVLFIGMTPVDEAKMPFMDCLYYNHFEQYRYKEATLQACQQRNIPYLDIFDIWLSRKTNWINTQLGDDGLHPNVNGYQNLFADIMAWGSIE
- a CDS encoding Ppx/GppA phosphatase family protein, giving the protein MNQQIIAAIDIGTNSIHMVIVEIEPSLPSFTVIAKEKDTVRLGDRDPTTGKLTPEAIQRSLDTLRRCRDLANSLEASQIIAVATSATREAPNGEAFLRQIESELGIVVNLISGQEEARRIYLGVLSGMDFNDQPHIIIDIGGGSTELVLADIHEPRFLSSTKIGAVRLAKEFVTTDPISDSELKVLRAYVKGMLERPVDEIWRNLQLNEVPRTIGTSGTIETIAAIHAKDELGYVPDPLNGYEVSRKDIEKIVKKLAKMSFKERLDVSGLSEKRAEIIIPGAVILLEAMTMLKLESIVICERALREGMIVDWMLTRGLINSRLRYQNEVKKRNVLKIAQKYHVDLDYGERVAYFALSIFDQLKDKLHSWDVAERELLWSAAILHNCGIYISHSSHHKHSYYLIRNAELLGFTELELELIASIARYHRKSKPKKKHEPYNSLPDKHYQLMVRQLSAILRLAVALERRNKGAIAEVNCQYDKHNHSLDFQIEPVEIGDKCKLELWNLSYKKELFEEEFDVELIAAIAESKLPVKT